A stretch of Candidatus Bathyarchaeota archaeon DNA encodes these proteins:
- a CDS encoding HDIG domain-containing protein: MSPPGRGEAIGILKSAGCNRSVISHCLNVAGLAARIGGSLVRAGFEMDLTLVEAGALLHDLGRSVTHGTKHAVIGGKLARERGLPLSVVKIVERHMGAGVPADEAKELGFPDGIYVPKSLEEKVVCYADKLAEGPGEVEFGVTVGRMAKKLGADHPALGRMWALHGEITGMLSSGYR; encoded by the coding sequence TTGAGTCCCCCTGGGAGAGGCGAAGCAATAGGGATTCTAAAAAGTGCTGGTTGTAATCGCAGCGTCATCAGCCACTGTTTGAATGTGGCGGGGTTGGCGGCCCGAATCGGGGGAAGCCTAGTCAGGGCAGGGTTTGAAATGGATCTCACTTTGGTTGAGGCTGGGGCTTTACTCCATGATCTGGGCAGAAGCGTGACCCATGGGACAAAGCATGCAGTAATTGGGGGGAAGCTGGCAAGAGAGAGGGGGCTGCCATTATCGGTTGTTAAGATCGTGGAAAGGCACATGGGAGCGGGGGTCCCGGCGGATGAGGCGAAAGAGCTGGGGTTTCCTGATGGCATTTATGTGCCAAAGTCGCTGGAGGAGAAGGTAGTTTGTTACGCGGATAAGCTTGCGGAGGGACCGGGGGAGGTAGAGTTTGGGGTGACAGTTGGGAGGATGGCGAAGAAGCTTGGGGCGGACCACCCGGCGTTGGGTCGTATGTGGGCCCTCCATGGGGAGATTACGGGGATGCTGAGCTCGGGCTATCGATAA
- a CDS encoding ABC transporter permease subunit has translation MVGTLEVFRKEMADHLSSYRLYIITFLVYIIGFSMSFSSISSIRLQLKRTLGESVFLKVYSLQTGLIPSFLGFIAYFGPLISLILVFDAINRETSQGTMGLLVSQPIHRDSIINGKFSATSATVAILLMGVFGIITGFTVMTLGTLPTMEEALRITVFYFVSVIYLSFWIGLGLLYSIVFEREGTSALASIATWIFFNVFVYMIADIVKSTGGSSQSLLLFTPTHIYTQASSVIMIPNMRLLGPISYERVVGMLPTPLSFTQSILLIWPHLTTLTAAMMLIFTVSYLLFVKREIRST, from the coding sequence ATGGTAGGTACCCTAGAGGTCTTCCGGAAGGAGATGGCCGATCATCTCAGCAGTTACAGGCTGTATATTATCACTTTCCTCGTCTACATCATCGGCTTCTCCATGTCTTTTTCCTCTATCTCTTCAATCAGGTTACAGCTCAAGAGGACTCTGGGAGAGTCCGTTTTCCTCAAAGTCTATTCGTTACAAACTGGTCTCATCCCGTCATTCTTAGGGTTCATTGCCTATTTTGGCCCACTCATTAGCCTGATACTTGTCTTCGACGCTATAAACAGGGAGACCTCTCAGGGAACAATGGGGTTGCTTGTCTCCCAACCAATACATCGAGATTCCATAATAAACGGGAAGTTCTCCGCCACCTCTGCGACCGTTGCTATCCTCTTGATGGGGGTCTTCGGTATCATCACAGGGTTTACTGTCATGACACTGGGCACGCTACCGACCATGGAAGAAGCACTTAGAATTACGGTGTTCTACTTCGTGAGCGTGATCTACCTTTCTTTCTGGATCGGACTGGGGCTATTGTACTCGATAGTTTTCGAACGGGAGGGCACCTCAGCCCTCGCCTCGATAGCCACCTGGATATTCTTCAACGTATTTGTATATATGATAGCTGACATAGTCAAGAGTACGGGGGGGTCGTCTCAGAGCTTGCTCCTTTTTACTCCTACACACATCTACACCCAAGCTTCCTCGGTCATTATGATCCCGAACATGAGGTTGCTTGGGCCGATATCTTATGAACGTGTTGTGGGGATGCTTCCAACTCCCCTCTCCTTCACTCAGAGCATATTGTTGATCTGGCCTCACCTAACGACGTTGACCGCAGCGATGATGCTCATATTTACCGTATCGTATCTATTGTTCGTCAAAAGGGAAATCAGGTCGACCTGA
- a CDS encoding rhodanese-like domain-containing protein → MEKQIQIMVIVTMIGLAVAAYYIMHSGFGNSSYGNVDVREARNLLREKGSLMVLDVRTISEYDGGHLQGAINIPVEVLTQYLSQLNKNDELLVYCRTGNRSTTAVGILRENGYDRIYHMDGGIEAWDSAKFPIVS, encoded by the coding sequence ATGGAAAAACAGATCCAGATCATGGTCATAGTTACAATGATTGGCCTAGCTGTGGCAGCGTACTATATCATGCACTCTGGCTTTGGGAACTCAAGCTACGGGAACGTTGATGTGAGGGAAGCCAGGAACCTCCTAAGGGAGAAGGGGAGTCTCATGGTCCTTGACGTGAGGACGATCTCCGAATATGATGGTGGCCACCTGCAGGGGGCTATCAATATCCCGGTTGAGGTTTTAACTCAATACCTCTCACAGCTTAACAAGAATGATGAGCTGTTAGTCTACTGCAGGACGGGAAATAGGAGCACCACCGCTGTGGGGATCCTCAGGGAGAACGGCTACGACCGGATCTACCATATGGATGGAGGTATAGAGGCCTGGGACAGTGCGAAATTCCCCATAGTCTCTTGA
- a CDS encoding ABC transporter ATP-binding protein, with protein MTISAKAIINTNGLCKKYGEFTAVDNLNLFISEGEIFGLLGPNGSGKTTIILMLLGLTEPTSGTVSVFGFDPVKEPFRVKRLCGYLPEKIGFYENLTAGQNLRYFARLNGMPQNDMITQIDKTLHDVGLGVHKDTKVSKFSKGMKQRLGLANVLFKEPRLIILDEPTQGIDPKGIEEILDLLTEINNEVGATILLSSHLIHHVQQVCDNIGIMGKGRMRKRGKIKNIEDTFEKNWIIEIEVRDINESILRSISELPDVRWVKSDGNMIFVECQRDIRSELSLAIISKGGSLMGLRLVERTLGDIYKMYSEVP; from the coding sequence ATGACAATATCCGCAAAGGCCATCATCAACACAAATGGTCTTTGTAAAAAGTACGGCGAGTTCACAGCAGTTGATAACCTTAACTTATTCATCTCAGAGGGAGAGATATTCGGGCTCCTTGGACCGAATGGTTCCGGTAAGACCACTATCATACTGATGCTCCTCGGCCTGACAGAGCCCACATCGGGTACGGTTAGTGTATTCGGCTTTGATCCCGTCAAAGAACCTTTCAGGGTCAAACGACTTTGCGGATATCTGCCAGAAAAGATTGGATTCTACGAGAATCTCACCGCTGGTCAGAACCTGCGATACTTCGCCCGTTTGAACGGTATGCCCCAAAACGATATGATTACGCAAATCGACAAGACTTTGCACGATGTGGGGCTTGGAGTTCATAAGGATACAAAAGTGAGTAAATTCTCTAAGGGGATGAAGCAGCGTCTGGGTCTAGCTAACGTGTTGTTTAAAGAACCTAGGCTCATCATCCTCGACGAGCCCACTCAGGGGATAGACCCTAAGGGTATTGAGGAAATATTGGATCTTCTCACCGAAATCAACAACGAGGTGGGCGCAACAATACTACTCTCGTCTCATCTCATACACCACGTTCAGCAGGTCTGCGACAACATAGGTATCATGGGAAAGGGCAGGATGAGAAAGAGGGGGAAGATCAAGAACATAGAAGATACGTTTGAGAAGAATTGGATAATTGAGATTGAAGTTCGTGATATTAACGAGAGTATTCTTAGGTCCATCTCCGAATTGCCAGATGTCAGATGGGTGAAAAGTGATGGTAACATGATCTTTGTGGAGTGCCAACGAGATATTAGATCAGAGCTATCGTTGGCTATAATCTCCAAAGGCGGGTCGTTGATGGGGCTCAGGTTGGTGGAGCGAACTCTGGGTGATATCTATAAGATGTACTCGGAGGTACCGTAA
- a CDS encoding NEW3 domain-containing protein — translation MMTPLAFAAERDVKINTPFPNIVLDIGQYAEFKINLINNGQEEEVLDLSLSGPLDWEYSIKSGRYLVKSVYLDVNESKSVIFEAVPPSGEDSGLYTFMVYAESRDGKLSKSLTVQVELMATIAESGIRVSTPYPSIEGAAGQDFEFSVEVVNKDTKDMTIDFTALHPPNWQVTFKPRFSDNLIRSLEFKGGASEVLNMLISPPPGVAPGYYDIEMKAESDEYSSSLVFSIYLIGTYSLEFIPSNGRLSLDAQQGKASVISLNVNNTGTAPLKSVIFLSDQPVGWDVEFDTTEIPLLDRSGSRQVRARITPPTDAIPGDYIMKLYSSIQKEGISESINYRVTVKGDVSWGFVGIGIIVVLAVALVGIVWRLGRR, via the coding sequence ATGATGACCCCTCTTGCGTTCGCAGCGGAGAGAGATGTAAAGATCAACACACCGTTCCCTAATATCGTCTTAGATATTGGGCAGTATGCCGAGTTCAAGATAAACCTGATCAACAATGGGCAGGAAGAGGAGGTCCTCGATCTGTCCCTATCAGGACCTTTAGATTGGGAATATAGCATTAAAAGTGGGAGATATCTCGTCAAGAGCGTATACCTAGATGTTAATGAGTCTAAGTCTGTAATTTTCGAGGCAGTACCCCCCTCCGGTGAAGACTCGGGGTTGTATACCTTCATGGTTTATGCAGAGAGTCGCGATGGTAAGTTGAGTAAATCCCTAACTGTTCAGGTGGAGCTAATGGCAACGATAGCCGAGTCCGGCATTAGGGTCAGTACTCCTTATCCTTCTATTGAGGGAGCTGCTGGGCAGGACTTTGAGTTCAGTGTAGAAGTTGTAAACAAGGATACCAAGGATATGACTATCGACTTCACGGCCCTACATCCTCCCAATTGGCAGGTAACCTTCAAACCTAGGTTCTCAGATAATCTCATACGCTCTCTAGAGTTCAAGGGTGGCGCAAGTGAAGTATTGAATATGTTAATCTCTCCCCCTCCCGGAGTTGCCCCCGGATATTATGACATCGAGATGAAAGCAGAGTCGGATGAATACTCCAGTAGCCTTGTCTTCAGTATCTATCTAATTGGAACCTACTCCCTTGAGTTTATCCCCTCAAATGGTAGACTGAGCCTAGATGCCCAACAGGGCAAGGCAAGCGTCATCTCCTTGAATGTGAATAACACTGGAACTGCCCCATTAAAGTCGGTGATATTCTTATCCGATCAGCCCGTAGGATGGGACGTTGAATTTGACACAACAGAGATACCCCTCCTTGATCGCTCAGGATCTAGGCAGGTAAGGGCGAGAATTACCCCTCCTACGGATGCCATCCCTGGAGACTATATAATGAAACTTTACTCGTCTATACAGAAGGAAGGGATCTCCGAGAGTATAAATTATAGAGTTACCGTCAAGGGTGATGTCTCGTGGGGATTCGTTGGTATCGGTATTATTGTCGTATTGGCTGTTGCACTCGTTGGCATCGTCTGGCGGCTGGGCAGAAGATGA
- a CDS encoding ABC transporter substrate-binding protein: MENKQTMYAAIAVIAIVVIAGGGYFYMQNQQKGQAKEALAARWDEWSKTLYMGTTSTDFHPGINMGKGYMNSLAKHLSGTKLFWVDRTNGDAYNPVVGETWDLKQDADGLYYVEFKLKEGLTFRDGTPINAAAVKYCWEQELLEMPNREQNRETYHIYGHEVSWGKKSKGLFVIDDLTLHMYTNPGWPNYPPVWLCFLMSLDHSFIYSPTSTNEWALEANPVDDFINQVGWGPAYLEDWVEGERIVMLKNEDYPVNPLGPEAGPSNMEHLDKIVVSHYGDAASQRMALKAGTIDTTLGKGLARADVPDMRKDPDINTVFVPGVGAQQNLHMNFAPEFAPLNIREVRQAIQWIVDPTEIVDKLMFNTATVAHSMVRPFQFYFKPVLQPIRDTPMAQRIEKAKELLTAAGYPDGFETQFWYPAGRGEEFSRDVGTILQAQFAKAGITLELKFIERGTFFDMARAGELPMFLRGWTYDYYDPDTEIFYQMHSSSVDLAQRISFNVPEIDAMLEEARNTYMAAKGAGAYPSGDMTLEARRDQIYTYLQDYIIDEGFSVPLYYDGFWDAHNSWVKDYNPWMTCDKPWQGVWQISKEIPADWETTEPPV, translated from the coding sequence ATGGAAAACAAACAGACCATGTACGCTGCAATAGCGGTTATAGCAATAGTCGTCATTGCCGGCGGTGGTTATTTCTACATGCAAAATCAACAGAAAGGACAGGCAAAAGAAGCTTTAGCAGCTAGATGGGATGAGTGGTCGAAGACCCTTTACATGGGCACGACTTCCACTGACTTCCACCCTGGCATCAACATGGGCAAAGGATATATGAACTCCCTCGCCAAGCACCTTTCAGGTACTAAGCTTTTCTGGGTCGACAGGACGAATGGAGACGCTTACAACCCTGTTGTAGGTGAGACTTGGGATCTAAAACAGGATGCTGATGGGCTCTACTATGTAGAGTTCAAGCTAAAGGAGGGATTAACATTCCGAGATGGCACACCCATTAACGCTGCGGCGGTAAAGTATTGCTGGGAGCAGGAGCTCTTAGAGATGCCTAACCGTGAGCAGAACAGGGAGACATACCACATCTACGGCCACGAGGTATCTTGGGGCAAGAAGAGTAAGGGACTATTCGTAATAGATGACCTGACACTTCACATGTATACCAACCCCGGATGGCCTAACTACCCACCTGTGTGGCTATGCTTCCTCATGTCTTTGGACCATTCCTTCATCTATAGCCCAACTTCTACAAATGAGTGGGCTCTAGAGGCCAACCCAGTCGATGACTTCATAAACCAGGTTGGATGGGGCCCTGCCTACCTAGAAGACTGGGTAGAGGGAGAGCGGATAGTAATGCTCAAGAACGAGGATTACCCCGTGAACCCATTAGGTCCCGAAGCCGGACCTAGCAATATGGAGCACTTAGACAAGATTGTCGTTAGTCATTACGGAGATGCGGCATCTCAGAGGATGGCACTAAAAGCAGGAACAATTGACACCACCTTGGGTAAGGGCTTGGCAAGAGCCGATGTCCCCGATATGAGAAAAGATCCAGACATCAATACGGTGTTTGTCCCAGGTGTAGGCGCGCAGCAGAACTTACATATGAACTTCGCACCTGAGTTTGCACCTCTCAACATAAGAGAGGTCAGACAGGCGATTCAGTGGATAGTCGATCCAACCGAGATTGTTGACAAGCTGATGTTCAACACAGCCACAGTTGCACATTCAATGGTGCGACCATTCCAGTTCTACTTCAAGCCGGTCCTCCAGCCCATCAGGGACACCCCGATGGCGCAGAGAATCGAGAAGGCTAAGGAGCTCCTGACCGCAGCTGGATATCCAGACGGATTCGAAACTCAGTTCTGGTATCCCGCTGGTCGTGGAGAGGAGTTCAGCAGGGACGTAGGAACAATTCTACAGGCTCAGTTTGCAAAGGCCGGTATCACTCTCGAGCTAAAATTCATCGAGAGGGGGACCTTCTTTGACATGGCGAGAGCCGGTGAGCTACCAATGTTCCTTAGGGGATGGACTTACGACTACTACGATCCAGATACGGAAATATTCTATCAGATGCACTCTTCAAGCGTTGACCTGGCACAGCGAATCAGCTTCAATGTTCCAGAGATAGACGCTATGTTAGAGGAAGCCAGAAACACCTATATGGCTGCTAAGGGAGCAGGCGCGTATCCTTCAGGCGACATGACTTTGGAAGCAAGAAGGGACCAAATTTACACCTACCTACAGGACTACATCATCGACGAAGGCTTCTCAGTGCCGCTGTACTACGACGGCTTTTGGGACGCACACAATAGCTGGGTCAAGGACTACAATCCATGGATGACCTGTGACAAACCTTGGCAGGGCGTCTGGCAGATCTCCAAAGAGATCCCCGCTGATTGGGAGACAACCGAACCACCAGTATAA
- a CDS encoding ABC transporter permease, which translates to MKLRYYVIFRLLLAIPTLFILLTSVFGIMHILPGDPIVIMYGDQYPTAYVDEIRGKLGLDRPVWEQYLDFLKDLSRFNLGISMIYKVPVIRKVQDVFPTTLEVALGGLSLAVIMGVPIGVISALKRDSFFDHATRLLTLYLHSNPGFWLALLFQLVLGLWLGLVPISGRSPPGFRLTEITGMYVLDSILTFNFKALGQSLSYLFLPCFVIGITSVPYLSRLTRAAMLNILGDDYITTARAKGLPSRVITYKHAFRNAMLPVITSVGGSFTGLLGGTVITERIFALPGLGSLLMEALTSRDFTMIQGVVTIYALIVVVMNTLLDIVYALADPRVKY; encoded by the coding sequence ATGAAATTAAGGTATTACGTAATTTTTAGATTGCTCTTAGCAATTCCGACGCTCTTTATTCTACTGACATCCGTATTTGGCATCATGCACATACTTCCGGGTGACCCCATCGTGATCATGTATGGCGACCAGTACCCGACTGCCTATGTCGATGAGATCAGAGGCAAGCTTGGTCTTGACAGACCCGTTTGGGAACAGTACCTTGATTTCCTTAAGGACCTTTCAAGGTTCAACCTTGGGATATCGATGATATATAAGGTGCCGGTAATTCGGAAAGTACAAGATGTCTTTCCAACGACATTAGAAGTAGCACTAGGAGGTTTATCCTTGGCGGTTATCATGGGGGTGCCTATCGGTGTCATCTCCGCCTTGAAGCGGGACAGCTTTTTTGACCACGCAACTAGACTTCTAACACTCTATCTTCACTCAAATCCTGGTTTCTGGCTCGCTTTGCTTTTTCAGTTGGTGCTGGGATTATGGTTAGGCCTGGTTCCAATCAGCGGCCGCTCTCCACCAGGTTTCCGTCTAACAGAAATAACAGGTATGTATGTGCTCGATAGCATTTTAACATTTAACTTTAAAGCCCTTGGCCAGAGCCTGAGCTATCTCTTCTTACCCTGTTTCGTTATAGGAATAACAAGCGTGCCCTATCTGAGCCGTCTTACACGAGCCGCTATGTTGAATATTCTTGGGGACGATTATATCACCACTGCTAGAGCTAAAGGTCTGCCGAGTAGGGTGATAACTTACAAGCATGCTTTTAGAAATGCCATGTTGCCCGTAATCACTTCAGTAGGTGGTTCATTCACAGGGCTCCTCGGCGGTACCGTCATCACGGAAAGAATATTCGCCTTACCCGGGCTTGGGAGTCTTCTTATGGAAGCTTTAACCTCTCGAGATTTCACAATGATCCAAGGGGTGGTGACTATTTACGCCCTCATAGTAGTTGTGATGAATACTTTGTTAGATATCGTTTATGCTCTGGCAGATCCAAGGGTAAAATACTAG
- a CDS encoding ABC transporter ATP-binding protein, which produces MEKTPVIRVKNLSKWFEIRESFLESIFSKKKRHLKAVDDISFDIYEGEIFGLVGESGCGKTTTGRLIMHTIKPTSGQVFYKDKDLALIKDKVELKKLALELQMIFQDPYEYLSPWLTIKDTLAEPLRIHNLVETPEEELEMVKEVMEVVGLTPVEMILPKYSYQLSGGQRQRVVITRALLLKPSFLVADEPVSMLDVSIRLGILNLLLDLKEKLELTSLFITHDIAVSRYMCDRIGVMYLGKIVELGPTETIIENPTHPYTQALIAAVPVPDPEINPSEIPIKGRIPSNALDLPPGCRFSSRCPHVLDKCIEIEPNLVEIGKDHSVSCHLVN; this is translated from the coding sequence ATGGAGAAAACACCAGTTATCCGCGTAAAAAATCTGTCTAAATGGTTTGAAATCAGAGAGAGTTTCTTAGAGTCGATATTCTCGAAAAAGAAACGACACCTGAAAGCCGTAGATGATATTAGTTTCGATATCTACGAGGGCGAGATATTTGGCTTAGTTGGAGAGAGCGGATGTGGCAAAACGACCACCGGTCGGCTGATAATGCACACCATTAAACCGACTAGTGGACAGGTGTTTTACAAAGATAAAGACCTAGCTTTAATTAAAGACAAGGTAGAGTTGAAGAAGCTCGCACTAGAGCTCCAGATGATCTTCCAAGACCCTTACGAGTACCTAAGTCCCTGGCTCACCATCAAGGACACCTTAGCGGAACCCCTAAGGATCCATAATCTTGTTGAAACACCGGAGGAGGAGCTGGAAATGGTAAAAGAGGTTATGGAGGTGGTTGGTCTCACACCCGTTGAGATGATACTGCCAAAATACTCGTACCAGCTGAGCGGAGGCCAGAGGCAGAGGGTAGTTATTACTCGCGCACTTTTGCTAAAACCTAGCTTTCTCGTAGCTGACGAGCCTGTTTCTATGCTGGACGTATCGATTAGGTTGGGCATCCTGAACTTATTGCTGGACCTCAAGGAGAAATTGGAACTCACCAGTCTCTTCATCACTCACGACATCGCGGTATCTAGGTACATGTGCGACAGGATCGGCGTCATGTACCTGGGCAAGATCGTTGAGTTGGGTCCAACAGAGACGATTATCGAGAATCCGACTCACCCCTACACACAGGCACTAATAGCCGCGGTGCCGGTACCGGATCCGGAAATAAACCCCTCCGAGATACCTATAAAGGGAAGGATTCCGAGCAATGCCCTAGACCTACCGCCCGGATGCAGGTTCTCATCGAGATGCCCTCACGTTTTGGACAAGTGTATAGAGATAGAGCCCAATCTGGTCGAGATTGGGAAAGACCACTCCGTTTCATGTCACCTTGTGAACTAA
- a CDS encoding ABC transporter ATP-binding protein: METVIEVDKLVKYFKNHLILDGIDLKVVKGEIHGLIGSNGAGKSTTLKILCGLIKPSSGIVRINNLILDKNRHSISKILGYIPETPELYPSLTVRETLDFIGAIHSIPADVLNLRILNYMQKFEIQHLSKKFIGSLSRGELQRVLICSVMMREPKIFLLDEPFYALDPKSAKIFCEILRRKSEKTATVLLATHLLDVAEKICDSITIIDGGTTVASGNLSDIKKVGDRECTLEEAFIEYTG, from the coding sequence TTGGAAACGGTAATAGAAGTCGACAAGTTAGTAAAATATTTTAAAAATCATCTGATTCTCGACGGCATAGACCTCAAGGTGGTCAAAGGCGAAATTCATGGTCTCATAGGATCTAACGGCGCAGGGAAATCTACTACCCTGAAGATATTATGTGGTCTGATCAAACCTTCTTCCGGCATAGTAAGGATAAATAACTTAATTTTAGATAAAAATAGGCACTCCATAAGTAAAATCTTGGGGTATATTCCAGAAACCCCCGAGCTGTATCCTTCATTGACGGTCCGGGAGACTCTAGATTTCATAGGAGCGATCCACTCAATACCCGCGGATGTGTTAAATCTTAGAATCCTGAATTACATGCAAAAATTCGAGATACAGCATCTAAGCAAGAAATTTATAGGTTCACTTTCAAGGGGAGAGCTGCAGAGGGTCTTGATCTGCTCCGTGATGATGAGAGAACCGAAGATATTCCTTCTAGATGAGCCGTTTTATGCTCTAGACCCCAAGAGTGCCAAGATATTTTGCGAGATCTTAAGGAGAAAGAGTGAAAAGACCGCAACAGTACTCCTCGCCACACATTTGCTGGATGTTGCTGAAAAGATCTGCGACTCCATAACTATTATAGATGGTGGAACCACAGTCGCCAGCGGTAACCTTTCAGATATAAAGAAAGTTGGTGACCGGGAGTGTACTCTAGAAGAGGCCTTTATTGAGTACACGGGCTGA
- a CDS encoding ABC transporter permease, with protein MSGGSKSLFRSGINFLELFKAAPRSAQLMVIFGGILDLILVIFIIFGPNIVPYDPLAMDHETLLPPSKTNFMGTDNLGRDLFSRLVVASRYSLGISLIAVGVSLVIGLVLGSASGFFGGTLDRILMLFMDALYIFPSFIYVLIMVVVLGPGLWQTALAISIGRIPYNFRLIRSLTISVKERGFIEAERVIGADNWHIIRHHIAPYYISILFVTISLGMARGTLAIAGLGFLGLGVPPPTPEWGTDLASGRAFLLSGRWWLVVFPGLFVLIAMLGFNLLSEGLDTVMNPTVRRLK; from the coding sequence ATGAGTGGTGGAAGTAAAAGTCTTTTTAGATCAGGCATAAATTTCCTTGAACTGTTTAAAGCAGCTCCAAGATCTGCACAGCTTATGGTAATATTCGGCGGAATACTCGACTTAATTCTTGTAATCTTTATAATATTTGGACCCAACATCGTGCCCTACGATCCACTGGCGATGGATCATGAAACCCTACTTCCACCCTCAAAGACAAATTTCATGGGTACCGATAACTTGGGAAGAGATCTATTCAGTCGGCTTGTTGTAGCCTCCAGGTACTCTCTAGGGATCTCCCTCATAGCAGTTGGTGTATCCTTAGTCATAGGCCTGGTCCTAGGATCGGCATCCGGTTTTTTTGGGGGCACACTAGACCGAATATTGATGCTATTTATGGATGCTCTGTATATTTTTCCAAGTTTCATCTATGTGTTGATTATGGTTGTAGTACTTGGTCCCGGTCTTTGGCAGACTGCTCTGGCGATCTCAATAGGGAGGATACCCTATAACTTCCGACTTATACGAAGCCTGACTATATCTGTAAAAGAGCGTGGCTTCATCGAGGCTGAGCGAGTTATTGGCGCAGATAACTGGCATATCATTAGACATCACATCGCTCCCTACTACATTTCCATCTTGTTCGTAACAATCTCCCTTGGAATGGCAAGGGGGACACTGGCTATAGCCGGGCTTGGGTTCCTTGGGTTGGGAGTGCCACCTCCAACACCCGAGTGGGGCACAGACCTAGCTAGCGGTCGAGCTTTTTTGCTAAGTGGTAGATGGTGGCTCGTAGTTTTTCCCGGACTCTTTGTTCTGATTGCCATGCTCGGATTCAACTTGCTAAGCGAGGGGCTCGATACCGTGATGAACCCGACCGTTAGGAGACTAAAATAG
- a CDS encoding ABC transporter ATP-binding protein, whose amino-acid sequence MSLLKVNNLKTHFFTPFGTVRAVDDISFEMESSVALGLAGESGCGKTTAAYSLMNLVPLPGRIVGGQINFKGKNIVEYNETQLRDIRWKEISMVFQGAMASLNPLYTIGDQISEPIIYHEDADKKEGWKRAEELLELVGIEAARVDNYPWELSGGMRQRAMIAMALACNPSLLIADEPTTALDVIVSAQVMDLIKNLRKKLDLSMLLITHDISVIAQTCDELAIMYAGKLVEKTDVPTIFKTPLHPYSNALIKAFPNIKGKKKKLSSIPGSPIDLIAPPLGCRFAPRCPFAQPLCLEDEPILDQIEKNHFVACHFWEDIQSKR is encoded by the coding sequence ATGAGTCTACTGAAAGTTAACAACCTGAAAACCCACTTCTTCACCCCATTTGGCACGGTAAGAGCCGTGGATGACATAAGTTTTGAGATGGAAAGCAGTGTAGCTCTTGGCCTCGCGGGTGAATCCGGGTGCGGAAAGACAACTGCGGCATACTCTTTAATGAATTTGGTTCCGCTTCCTGGGCGTATTGTTGGAGGACAGATTAATTTCAAGGGAAAAAACATCGTCGAATACAATGAAACTCAGCTTCGAGACATCAGATGGAAAGAGATCTCAATGGTGTTTCAGGGAGCCATGGCATCCCTAAACCCCCTATACACGATTGGGGATCAGATTTCTGAGCCAATCATTTACCATGAGGATGCCGACAAGAAAGAGGGCTGGAAGCGAGCTGAAGAGCTGTTAGAGCTTGTTGGAATAGAGGCCGCTAGGGTCGATAATTACCCTTGGGAACTGAGCGGAGGCATGAGGCAAAGAGCCATGATCGCTATGGCCTTAGCCTGTAATCCATCACTTCTGATAGCCGATGAGCCAACTACAGCCCTAGACGTCATTGTTAGCGCTCAGGTCATGGACTTAATAAAGAACCTAAGGAAGAAGCTGGATCTGTCCATGCTGTTAATCACTCACGACATCTCCGTTATTGCCCAGACATGCGATGAGCTTGCGATAATGTACGCTGGTAAGCTTGTAGAAAAGACCGATGTGCCCACGATATTCAAGACCCCTCTCCACCCTTACTCAAATGCACTGATCAAAGCCTTCCCTAATATCAAGGGAAAGAAGAAAAAGCTTTCAAGTATTCCTGGAAGTCCGATTGACCTCATAGCTCCCCCACTGGGATGTAGGTTCGCTCCTCGCTGCCCCTTCGCACAGCCTTTATGTTTAGAGGATGAACCGATACTTGATCAGATTGAAAAGAACCATTTCGTAGCCTGCCACTTTTGGGAGGATATTCAGTCGAAGCGGTGA